The following coding sequences lie in one Peribacillus frigoritolerans genomic window:
- a CDS encoding DUF6944 family repetitive protein, which yields MDSQFKETFGSWTQAIGTVISAVAGTPSNVLDEEFRKNLDLIGNELQATGNALLADAEETWSLDKFGNIIQAIGNSTVILGLVIDFDEITKQELIIKGNLIQALGGGTALAGAYENPDEPEQAFNATGNLLQAIGNSMQAIGGIAELKNSILEKDQDKDQEQEEQDKEQELQKYQYPYLEEKPSDAESIQVMGGWVQAVGSVISLIGQLRSNEDENSGDGSSNESNSNDE from the coding sequence ATGGATAGTCAATTCAAAGAAACTTTCGGTTCTTGGACTCAAGCGATAGGAACCGTCATTTCCGCTGTTGCTGGTACACCATCCAATGTCTTGGACGAAGAATTTCGTAAGAACTTGGATTTGATTGGAAATGAACTTCAAGCAACAGGAAATGCCTTATTGGCGGACGCAGAAGAAACCTGGTCTCTGGATAAATTCGGTAATATAATACAGGCGATCGGGAATTCGACCGTTATCTTAGGCCTAGTCATTGATTTTGATGAAATAACGAAACAGGAATTAATCATCAAAGGTAATCTGATTCAAGCGTTGGGCGGAGGCACCGCTTTGGCGGGGGCATACGAAAATCCGGATGAACCGGAGCAGGCCTTCAATGCAACGGGGAATTTGTTACAGGCGATTGGCAATTCGATGCAAGCGATAGGTGGAATTGCCGAACTTAAAAATAGCATTCTAGAAAAAGACCAAGATAAGGATCAAGAGCAAGAAGAACAAGATAAGGAGCAGGAACTGCAAAAATATCAATATCCTTATTTGGAAGAGAAGCCATCTGATGCTGAATCAATCCAAGTGATGGGAGGGTGGGTACAGGCGGTCGGTTCCGTCATTAGTCTTATCGGGCAGTTGAGAAGTAACGAAGATGAAAACTCCGGGGATGGCAGCTCAAATGAAAGCAATTCCAATGATGAGTGA
- a CDS encoding YhcN/YlaJ family sporulation lipoprotein, producing the protein MQKIKWAQPLCTVLAAVSLVGCANNDTAEDENITNDTGYHEKDALVRNINYENMVQGLYNKDDAYSKSDRNYHGHESKPLKARSSYYNSYEGALADKVNGVANKVEPVIDARTIIMKDEMLVALLLDDYSQAKDVKERIKKEIGPLTNGRTLYVTTDEGVYFRTMTLDNNLRDGDTREMITLDANDMFDNLNIHENHLK; encoded by the coding sequence GTGCAGAAAATAAAATGGGCACAGCCGCTTTGTACGGTATTGGCCGCCGTCAGTTTGGTTGGATGTGCTAATAATGATACTGCGGAAGATGAAAATATCACGAATGATACAGGATACCATGAAAAAGATGCATTGGTACGCAACATCAATTATGAGAATATGGTGCAAGGTTTATACAATAAAGATGATGCATACAGTAAGAGTGACCGTAACTACCATGGACATGAGAGTAAACCGCTAAAGGCGCGATCATCTTATTATAATTCTTATGAAGGCGCTTTAGCCGACAAAGTCAATGGTGTCGCCAATAAAGTGGAGCCGGTCATCGATGCCAGGACGATCATCATGAAAGACGAAATGCTGGTAGCCTTGCTGCTTGATGACTACAGCCAAGCAAAAGATGTTAAAGAAAGAATCAAGAAGGAAATCGGACCGCTTACCAATGGCCGTACCCTATATGTCACCACCGATGAAGGTGTCTATTTCAGAACGATGACACTTGATAACAATCTTCGGGATGGAGACACGAGGGAAATGATCACTTTGGATGCCAATGACATGTTCGATAATCTTAACATTCACGAAAATCACTTGAAATAA
- a CDS encoding IscS subfamily cysteine desulfurase: MIYLDYAATTPIDEEALDVFSQASRKFFGNASSLHDIGSEAARLLDMSRQQLAEMLNIKKEGIIFTSGGSESNMLALDTFIASKPSWQNHLIVSRTEHASLANFVAKLEQDGFEVTYLRHLEDGRVDIEHLQECMSEKTCLVIVQHVNSEIGVIQPIEQISEIVGKHQAFFHVDCVQSFAKLPLGKIAASCDGLSVSSHKVYGPKGTGAVIFPAIHQLKASVPNITHEYGFRPGTVDVPGIASFVTAAKKLGDVMEDERKRISTLRMQLIQQLTERKIDFEIIEAKNEQLPHILALTFAGLQGQYIMLELNQKGFAVSTGSACQIGKQDPSKTMMAIGKSEDEAHQFVRFSFGKNTSADDIHKLADCIEGIAAIR; this comes from the coding sequence TTGATTTATTTGGATTATGCCGCTACAACTCCGATTGATGAGGAGGCTCTCGACGTATTCAGCCAAGCATCCCGGAAGTTTTTCGGGAATGCGAGCAGTTTGCATGATATTGGCTCTGAGGCGGCACGTTTATTGGATATGTCACGACAGCAACTCGCAGAAATGCTGAACATAAAAAAGGAAGGAATCATCTTTACGAGCGGCGGATCAGAAAGCAACATGCTTGCCCTAGATACATTCATCGCTTCGAAACCATCCTGGCAGAACCACTTGATCGTAAGCCGAACTGAACATGCATCTCTTGCCAATTTCGTGGCAAAGCTTGAACAAGATGGCTTCGAGGTTACTTATTTACGGCATTTGGAAGATGGCCGTGTTGATATTGAACATCTCCAGGAATGTATGTCGGAGAAAACATGTTTGGTCATTGTTCAGCATGTGAATTCGGAAATCGGGGTCATTCAACCCATTGAGCAAATAAGTGAAATCGTTGGTAAACACCAGGCTTTTTTTCATGTGGATTGCGTCCAATCATTTGCCAAATTACCGCTTGGCAAGATAGCTGCCTCATGTGATGGACTATCCGTTTCCAGCCATAAAGTTTATGGTCCAAAAGGGACTGGGGCCGTCATTTTCCCGGCCATCCACCAGTTGAAGGCTTCGGTACCGAATATCACACATGAGTATGGTTTCCGACCAGGAACAGTGGACGTCCCCGGAATAGCCTCCTTCGTAACCGCTGCTAAGAAATTGGGGGATGTCATGGAAGATGAACGAAAACGGATTTCCACACTTAGGATGCAATTGATCCAACAGCTAACGGAAAGGAAAATCGATTTTGAAATCATCGAAGCAAAAAACGAGCAATTGCCTCACATCCTGGCGCTGACCTTCGCTGGATTGCAAGGACAGTACATCATGCTGGAATTAAACCAGAAAGGATTCGCCGTTTCGACGGGAAGCGCCTGTCAAATCGGTAAACAGGATCCTTCAAAAACGATGATGGCCATTGGGAAAAGCGAAGATGAAGCCCATCAATTCGTCCGCTTTTCCTTTGGCAAAAACACGTCGGCCGACGACATTCACAAGTTGGCGGACTGCATCGAAGGAATAGCTGCCATTCGATAA
- a CDS encoding phosphotransferase, protein MTTNYQGDSVFNTRLLSYLNRKPRNVHHIQSSVYLITFEKGHSMILKGFDSFEKWDRQRELTSLLKQKGFHQTYYIHQNLMPFEFKGKWYGSMDYFPPSKKKFRYSNHKDRLEGIKLLESFHDVSEHLSINAPVFNQSKKWKERLSLFKKNFSYVRQYVSEDIIKEWIRWGEWALEGFDKNQSLWNKEKKVIIHGDCAHHNFLRRADGTLTLIDFDLMANAPRCIDYLQYANRISHHLEDAATELWDVPQLQRYQSDLAFLYALTYPTDIFREWNRLNKSSSQLHSVWKMTVEGFSERMAMNEKLAKRISSLNRN, encoded by the coding sequence ATGACTACTAATTATCAAGGAGACAGTGTATTTAACACTCGTCTCCTCTCTTATTTAAATCGTAAGCCAAGGAATGTCCACCATATTCAAAGCAGTGTCTATTTAATAACTTTTGAAAAGGGTCATTCAATGATCCTTAAAGGATTCGACAGCTTTGAAAAGTGGGATCGGCAAAGAGAATTGACTTCTTTGTTAAAACAAAAGGGTTTTCATCAAACGTATTATATTCATCAGAATTTAATGCCCTTTGAATTTAAAGGGAAATGGTATGGGAGTATGGACTATTTTCCGCCGAGTAAGAAAAAATTCAGATATTCCAATCATAAGGACCGTTTAGAGGGAATTAAGTTACTGGAAAGCTTCCATGATGTGTCGGAACATCTCTCCATTAACGCGCCTGTGTTCAATCAATCAAAAAAGTGGAAAGAACGTTTATCACTTTTTAAAAAGAACTTTTCTTATGTTCGCCAATATGTTTCCGAAGATATTATCAAGGAATGGATTAGATGGGGTGAGTGGGCGCTAGAGGGGTTTGATAAAAATCAGTCTTTATGGAATAAGGAAAAGAAAGTAATCATTCATGGTGATTGTGCCCACCATAATTTCTTGCGCAGAGCGGACGGCACTTTGACTTTAATCGATTTTGACTTAATGGCAAATGCCCCGAGGTGCATTGATTATTTACAATATGCAAATCGAATATCGCATCATTTGGAAGATGCGGCCACCGAGCTGTGGGATGTGCCGCAATTGCAAAGGTATCAGTCAGACCTGGCCTTTTTATATGCTTTAACTTATCCTACCGATATTTTCCGAGAATGGAATCGTCTTAATAAAAGTTCTTCCCAGCTTCATTCGGTCTGGAAAATGACCGTGGAAGGTTTTTCGGAGCGGATGGCGATGAATGAAAAATTGGCAAAAAGGATTTCTTCCCTTAATAGGAATTAA
- a CDS encoding transcription repressor NadR, translated as MERKKLLGEERRTKLLHLLQTSAGPVTGSELSQITNVSRQVIVGDITLLKARNEPIIATSQGYLYLQTGSTQKPERIIACQHDPSRTQEELYLLVDIGITVKDVKIEHPVYGDLTASIMVSSRKEVQQFLSRVTATNASFLSELTSGIHLHTLSASSEELLDEAECALRDAGILVD; from the coding sequence ATGGAAAGAAAGAAATTACTCGGGGAAGAAAGACGGACGAAACTCTTACATTTATTGCAAACAAGCGCGGGGCCTGTAACAGGCAGCGAGCTTTCGCAGATAACGAATGTAAGCCGGCAGGTTATCGTTGGTGACATAACCCTCCTGAAAGCGCGGAATGAGCCTATCATTGCGACGAGCCAAGGCTATCTGTACTTACAAACGGGGAGCACGCAAAAGCCTGAACGGATCATTGCTTGCCAACACGATCCTTCCCGGACCCAAGAAGAGCTATATTTACTCGTGGATATCGGCATCACGGTGAAAGATGTCAAAATCGAGCATCCCGTATACGGCGACCTAACAGCTTCCATCATGGTCAGCAGCCGAAAGGAAGTCCAGCAATTCCTTTCAAGGGTAACGGCAACGAATGCATCGTTTTTATCGGAACTAACGAGCGGCATCCATCTCCATACACTGAGCGCATCATCTGAAGAACTGCTCGACGAAGCGGAGTGTGCTTTGAGGGATGCCGGCATTTTAGTCGATTGA
- the nadB gene encoding L-aspartate oxidase, which produces MVKAEIIVIGSGIAALKTALEASEHKHVILITKSNIRHGNSYLAQGGIAAAISDRDRVSLHKKDTLAAGQRYNKVKAVEKLVAEAPSVIAELIESGMRFDHDHDGTLLLGMEGAHSERRILHSHGDATGKYIMEHLIGCLKKSSITVMENVAAVELIIGKDDSCIGVKTLDKAGDLVTYHAEQTVLATGGCGSLYHFTSNSQTVSGDGIALAFKAGAKVRDMEFIQFHPTLLFVNGKAQGLVSEAVRGDGARLVTEMGRPIMEDVHSLKDLAPRHIVAQTIFSYLQRGEKVFLDISMIKDFKNRFPTVSSLCEKSGLDLQSGKIPVAPGNHFLMGGIEVDEFGQTSVPSLFAVGEVACTGVHGANRLASNSLLEGLVFGNALGRFLAKVPARAIPEEKEQSKSSSPVSFLPDLKTLQEKLMNEAGIVRNEAGLTRLKDYLETFNIEKLLHLEVTELSIEEITKTNAMIVAWLIAESALTRTESRGGHFRSDYPNEDDAQWLENSVILACTDVKNRLKGRRLYEYIEA; this is translated from the coding sequence ATGGTAAAAGCGGAAATCATCGTGATAGGCAGCGGGATTGCTGCTTTGAAAACGGCATTGGAAGCAAGTGAACATAAGCATGTGATACTCATCACAAAATCAAATATCCGTCATGGCAATTCATATTTAGCTCAGGGCGGGATTGCTGCTGCAATATCTGATCGTGACAGAGTATCCTTACATAAAAAAGATACGCTGGCGGCTGGTCAGAGATATAACAAAGTGAAGGCAGTGGAAAAACTCGTCGCAGAGGCACCTTCGGTTATAGCTGAGTTAATAGAATCGGGTATGCGATTTGACCATGATCATGACGGAACTCTATTGCTTGGCATGGAGGGTGCCCACAGTGAACGAAGAATCCTCCATAGTCACGGAGATGCTACAGGAAAGTACATCATGGAACATCTTATAGGGTGCTTGAAAAAATCATCGATTACTGTAATGGAGAATGTTGCAGCAGTGGAGTTGATCATCGGGAAAGATGATTCCTGCATAGGGGTCAAAACACTTGATAAGGCAGGGGATCTTGTTACCTATCATGCTGAACAGACGGTTTTGGCAACAGGCGGCTGTGGTTCACTATACCATTTCACTTCAAATTCACAAACGGTTTCAGGTGATGGAATCGCACTTGCATTCAAGGCCGGTGCAAAAGTTCGTGACATGGAATTCATACAGTTCCATCCGACCCTGCTTTTTGTAAATGGCAAAGCGCAAGGGCTGGTTTCAGAAGCGGTCCGGGGCGATGGTGCGAGATTAGTGACGGAAATGGGAAGGCCGATCATGGAGGATGTCCATAGCTTGAAAGATCTAGCTCCAAGGCATATTGTGGCACAAACGATTTTTTCTTATTTGCAGCGCGGTGAAAAGGTATTTTTGGATATTTCGATGATTAAGGATTTTAAGAATCGTTTTCCGACAGTGAGCTCATTATGTGAAAAAAGCGGGCTGGACCTTCAATCAGGGAAAATCCCCGTTGCACCTGGAAACCATTTTCTAATGGGGGGAATTGAAGTGGATGAATTCGGGCAGACCTCAGTTCCTTCTTTGTTTGCTGTAGGTGAAGTAGCGTGCACGGGTGTACATGGTGCAAACCGATTGGCAAGCAACTCCCTTCTCGAAGGGCTGGTTTTTGGAAATGCACTTGGCCGTTTCCTTGCTAAAGTGCCGGCAAGGGCGATACCGGAAGAAAAAGAGCAGTCCAAGAGTTCCAGTCCAGTTTCCTTTTTACCTGATCTCAAGACATTGCAGGAAAAATTAATGAACGAAGCGGGAATCGTTCGAAATGAAGCGGGATTAACTCGACTGAAGGATTATCTTGAGACATTTAATATCGAAAAATTGCTGCATTTGGAAGTAACGGAATTATCGATAGAAGAAATAACGAAAACCAATGCCATGATAGTGGCGTGGCTGATTGCCGAATCCGCATTGACCAGGACGGAAAGCAGGGGCGGTCATTTCCGTAGTGACTATCCAAACGAAGATGACGCCCAATGGCTTGAAAATTCGGTTATCCTTGCTTGCACGGATGTGAAAAACCGATTGAAAGGGAGACGACTATATGAATATATTGAAGCTTAA
- a CDS encoding intercompartmental signaling factor BofC, with protein sequence MINQLRIQFFMTLIILPFCLTVFAEETVQKENDPIERKVILQRMYLDGELSEEKLTETIWSMEDFWSKYEGWKVVDQNEEQIVMKKIENDISPLLKANGYLGMREDGTLSIFIGRPEHAKIIHTFYQIDVGKLEAYKQEELQKGIPIMNKDQYKQLIKEYEPYSVN encoded by the coding sequence TTGATTAATCAACTCAGAATCCAATTTTTCATGACGCTTATCATATTGCCATTTTGCTTAACCGTTTTTGCCGAAGAAACCGTTCAAAAGGAAAATGATCCAATTGAGAGGAAGGTCATTCTTCAGCGTATGTATCTGGATGGCGAGTTAAGTGAAGAGAAATTGACAGAAACCATTTGGTCGATGGAGGACTTTTGGTCAAAATATGAAGGATGGAAAGTAGTCGATCAAAATGAAGAGCAGATTGTCATGAAGAAAATTGAAAATGACATATCTCCGCTTTTAAAAGCGAATGGTTACCTTGGGATGAGGGAAGATGGTACGTTATCCATTTTTATCGGAAGGCCTGAGCACGCCAAGATCATTCATACTTTCTACCAAATAGACGTTGGTAAACTTGAAGCATACAAGCAGGAGGAACTGCAAAAAGGGATTCCGATCATGAATAAAGACCAATATAAACAGCTCATTAAAGAATATGAGCCATATTCGGTAAACTAG
- the ypfJ gene encoding KPN_02809 family neutral zinc metallopeptidase, with the protein MKWKGRQGSSNVEDRRGMSGKGMAGIGGGVGLVIVLIVTLLGGNPSELLGSLNSTESNNGSTYVETDEEKELAQFVSVVLAETEQVWTEEFRKNGLEYKEPNLVLYSGSVESACGMAASSVGPFYCPGDKKLYIDLSFYQELKQEFQAPGDFAMAYVIAHEVGHHVQTILGITEKEMPDRSQVSETEYNRYSVRLELQADYLAGVWAHHVQGENLLEKGDLEEALNAASGVGDDRIQEKAQGYVVPDSFTHGTSEQRKRWFNKGFKSGDMNEGNTFKASNL; encoded by the coding sequence ATGAAATGGAAAGGTAGACAGGGCAGCTCGAACGTCGAGGACAGAAGAGGCATGAGCGGAAAAGGCATGGCCGGAATCGGCGGAGGGGTCGGATTGGTAATTGTCTTGATCGTGACGCTCCTTGGCGGTAATCCTAGCGAATTGCTAGGCAGTTTGAATTCTACTGAATCGAACAATGGCAGCACTTATGTCGAGACTGATGAAGAGAAGGAACTTGCGCAGTTCGTATCTGTCGTCCTTGCAGAAACGGAGCAGGTCTGGACAGAAGAATTCCGAAAAAATGGACTGGAATATAAAGAACCAAACCTTGTCCTGTATTCAGGCAGTGTCGAATCGGCATGCGGAATGGCAGCTTCTTCGGTAGGGCCATTTTATTGTCCGGGTGACAAGAAACTATATATTGATCTCAGCTTTTATCAAGAGTTGAAGCAAGAGTTCCAGGCACCCGGTGATTTCGCCATGGCCTATGTTATTGCCCACGAAGTCGGACATCACGTTCAGACAATTTTAGGGATAACGGAAAAGGAAATGCCCGATCGTTCACAGGTCAGCGAGACCGAATATAATAGGTATTCTGTCCGTCTTGAACTTCAGGCCGATTATTTGGCTGGAGTTTGGGCACATCATGTCCAAGGAGAGAATTTACTTGAAAAAGGCGATCTTGAGGAGGCCTTGAATGCAGCAAGTGGTGTGGGGGATGACCGTATCCAAGAAAAGGCACAGGGTTACGTGGTTCCGGACAGCTTCACGCACGGTACATCCGAACAGAGAAAACGGTGGTTCAATAAAGGATTTAAATCCGGTGATATGAATGAAGGCAATACTTTTAAAGCGAGTAACCTTTAA
- a CDS encoding ACT domain-containing protein, whose product MNKSDQKFFLVREDVLPEAMKKTLDAKEMIERGKAESVWEAVQRVDLSRSAFYKYRDTVFPFHTVVKEKLITLFFYLEDRSGTLSELLRLVASSGCNIMTIHQTIPLQGRANVTLSLNTGGMTMDINELLTKLRKMEFVEKVEIIGNGA is encoded by the coding sequence TTGAATAAGTCCGATCAGAAATTTTTCCTCGTTCGAGAGGATGTCCTTCCCGAAGCGATGAAAAAAACGCTGGATGCAAAAGAAATGATTGAACGGGGAAAAGCGGAATCAGTTTGGGAAGCGGTACAGCGAGTGGACCTAAGCAGGAGTGCTTTTTACAAATACCGTGACACGGTTTTTCCGTTTCATACAGTTGTTAAGGAAAAGCTGATTACACTGTTCTTCTATCTTGAAGATCGTTCTGGTACTCTATCGGAGCTTTTACGGCTCGTCGCCTCATCCGGTTGCAACATCATGACCATCCACCAAACGATTCCTTTGCAGGGACGTGCAAATGTCACCCTATCCCTGAATACGGGTGGGATGACGATGGATATTAATGAACTGCTTACTAAACTGCGTAAAATGGAGTTCGTCGAAAAAGTCGAAATCATTGGTAACGGCGCATGA
- the nadA gene encoding quinolinate synthase NadA, with protein sequence MNILEMAKTAGNTLPEKYKTMTKEEMENRVHDIKKRLGNRLYIPGHHYQREEVIQFSDSTGDSLQLAQLSAQNREADYIVFCGVHFMAETADILTEEGQTVILPDMRAGCSMADMADIEQTERAWTKLQDLFGDTILPLTYVNSTAAIKAFVGKNGGATVTSSNAQGMVSWALSQKERILFLPDQHLGRNTAFDLGIPLNEMAVWDPHKDELIYEGELEDLKVLLWKGHCSVHENFTIANIETLRAEQPEMNIIVHPECRREVVALSDYAGSTSYIINMIERAEPGSSWAIGTEMNLVKRLIANNPDKNIISLNPNMCPCLTMNRIDLPHLLWALESIEEGIIINPIKVEKNIADNAILALNRMLERV encoded by the coding sequence ATGAACATATTGGAGATGGCTAAAACAGCAGGAAATACATTGCCTGAAAAGTATAAAACGATGACAAAGGAAGAGATGGAGAATCGGGTCCATGACATCAAGAAACGACTGGGGAACCGTCTATATATCCCAGGCCATCATTATCAACGGGAGGAAGTCATTCAATTTTCGGATTCAACGGGGGATTCACTTCAATTGGCTCAGCTTTCCGCGCAAAATCGCGAAGCGGATTATATCGTGTTTTGCGGTGTGCATTTCATGGCTGAAACAGCCGATATTTTGACGGAAGAAGGGCAGACGGTTATCCTTCCTGACATGCGTGCAGGCTGTTCTATGGCGGATATGGCGGATATTGAACAAACGGAACGGGCGTGGACAAAGCTTCAGGATTTATTTGGCGATACGATCCTTCCGCTAACTTATGTTAATTCCACCGCGGCCATCAAAGCTTTTGTTGGGAAAAATGGCGGGGCGACGGTGACTTCTTCCAATGCACAGGGGATGGTCTCCTGGGCCCTCTCGCAAAAAGAAAGGATCCTTTTTCTTCCCGATCAGCATCTTGGAAGGAATACAGCCTTTGACCTTGGAATCCCATTGAATGAAATGGCTGTCTGGGATCCGCATAAGGATGAATTGATTTATGAAGGGGAACTCGAAGACCTGAAAGTACTTCTATGGAAAGGCCATTGTTCAGTCCATGAAAATTTCACCATTGCGAATATTGAAACGCTTAGAGCGGAGCAGCCTGAAATGAATATCATCGTTCATCCCGAATGCCGCCGTGAGGTAGTCGCACTGTCAGATTATGCGGGTTCGACATCGTACATCATCAATATGATCGAAAGAGCCGAACCAGGTAGTTCCTGGGCAATCGGAACGGAAATGAACCTTGTCAAGCGACTTATCGCCAATAATCCTGACAAGAACATCATCTCGTTAAATCCGAATATGTGTCCATGTCTTACGATGAATCGAATTGATCTGCCTCACCTGCTGTGGGCGCTTGAATCAATTGAAGAAGGTATAATCATCAATCCGATCAAAGTGGAGAAGAACATTGCGGATAATGCCATCCTAGCTTTAAACAGAATGCTGGAACGCGTTTGA
- the nadC gene encoding carboxylating nicotinate-nucleotide diphosphorylase — MNILKLKQMLQQFLMEDIGECDVTSDTIFDQGEQGTLTFIAKEGGVFSGGDVIKTGFALLDEQIEVFVFVQDGEVFEEGQQLARMTGDMASLLKGERVVLNLVQRMSGIATQAHKAAMILAGTKTRACDTRKTTPGLRMLEKYAVRSGGAYNHRNGLYDAVMIKDNHISFAGSITKAVQTVKSKLGHTTKVEVETESPQQVLEAVAAGADIIMFDNRSPEEIKQLIKLVPAHIITEASGGIHLDNLASYRETGVDYISLGSLTHSVRSLDISAKVKEREGILK, encoded by the coding sequence ATGAATATATTGAAGCTTAAGCAGATGCTGCAACAATTTTTAATGGAAGATATAGGGGAATGCGATGTAACGAGTGATACGATTTTTGATCAAGGTGAACAAGGAACTTTGACATTCATCGCAAAAGAAGGCGGGGTCTTTAGTGGAGGGGACGTCATCAAGACGGGATTTGCATTGTTGGATGAGCAAATCGAGGTTTTCGTTTTTGTTCAAGATGGCGAAGTCTTTGAAGAAGGGCAGCAGCTTGCAAGAATGACCGGCGATATGGCCTCTCTTTTAAAAGGGGAACGGGTCGTTTTGAATTTAGTGCAGCGTATGTCCGGCATTGCGACACAGGCTCATAAAGCTGCCATGATTTTAGCGGGGACGAAGACGAGAGCTTGTGATACGAGGAAAACAACACCAGGCCTGCGGATGCTTGAAAAATATGCGGTCCGTTCCGGCGGGGCATACAATCACAGAAATGGTCTGTATGATGCAGTCATGATAAAGGACAACCATATTTCTTTCGCTGGGTCCATAACGAAAGCGGTTCAAACGGTAAAATCCAAACTGGGACATACCACTAAAGTGGAAGTGGAAACGGAATCACCACAACAGGTGCTTGAGGCAGTGGCAGCCGGTGCAGATATCATCATGTTCGATAACCGGAGCCCCGAAGAAATCAAGCAACTGATAAAATTGGTTCCCGCCCACATCATAACTGAAGCCTCTGGAGGGATCCATTTAGACAATCTAGCTTCATATCGGGAAACTGGGGTAGATTATATTTCGTTGGGCAGCTTGACGCACAGTGTCAGGTCACTTGATATTAGCGCAAAGGTCAAAGAACGTGAGGGGATATTGAAATGA
- the pheA gene encoding prephenate dehydratase, protein MTSKIAFLGPKATFTDLAVSRLFPNDIKIPMNTIPDCLDAVRDGEVNHALVPIENALEGSVNITMDYLVHEVTLPMKGEVTIPIQQHYMVHPDHAYPGFKPDMVYSHSHAIAQCRKFLHNELRGIPYEYVTSTAAAAKMVMENPDINIAAIANDMAAEEYGLTIAKQNIHDYEHNHTKFVVVSNSEVDFEGHLTVEGDKKTTLMIQLPADHSGQLHQVLSAFSWRKLNLSKIESRPMKTGLGNYFFIIDIEMPLDDVLIPGAISELEALGCTVSIMGSYSCFKVQTGVPQR, encoded by the coding sequence ATGACATCAAAAATTGCATTTCTTGGACCAAAAGCAACGTTCACGGATTTAGCTGTATCGCGACTATTTCCTAATGATATAAAAATACCGATGAACACGATTCCGGACTGCCTTGATGCTGTTCGGGACGGGGAAGTGAATCACGCGCTCGTACCGATCGAGAATGCTTTGGAGGGTTCGGTAAATATAACGATGGATTACTTAGTCCATGAAGTCACATTGCCGATGAAAGGCGAAGTGACGATTCCAATCCAACAGCATTATATGGTGCATCCGGACCATGCATATCCTGGTTTCAAACCTGACATGGTATATTCGCATTCCCATGCCATCGCTCAATGCCGCAAATTTCTACATAATGAGCTAAGGGGCATTCCGTATGAGTATGTCACATCCACAGCAGCCGCTGCGAAGATGGTGATGGAGAATCCCGATATCAATATTGCTGCAATTGCAAATGATATGGCAGCAGAGGAATACGGTTTGACGATTGCAAAACAAAATATTCACGATTACGAACATAATCACACCAAGTTTGTCGTCGTATCCAACAGTGAAGTCGACTTTGAAGGGCATTTGACCGTTGAAGGGGACAAGAAAACGACCTTGATGATTCAGCTGCCTGCCGACCACTCAGGGCAGCTGCACCAAGTCCTTTCCGCTTTTTCCTGGAGGAAGCTTAACCTTTCCAAGATTGAATCAAGACCCATGAAAACAGGATTGGGCAATTACTTTTTCATCATCGACATCGAAATGCCCCTTGACGATGTCCTAATCCCAGGAGCGATTTCCGAGCTTGAGGCCTTAGGATGTACGGTATCGATCATGGGAAGCTATTCATGCTTTAAAGTCCAAACAGGTGTACCGCAGCGCTGA